In the genome of Hevea brasiliensis isolate MT/VB/25A 57/8 chromosome 14, ASM3005281v1, whole genome shotgun sequence, the window tataattaaaaaataaaaaaaaaaatagttaacattaataataaataaaaaaataaattatttatgaatttaattataaaataattaaatttattattaaaattgaaaatattgaaaatatttattatcaaatgataaaattaaaagttttggaAAGAAAGACGCATCATTGACCATCACCATATACATCACTACCCTACATCGGCCTTCTCTCTAACCAACGAACGGTCACGATCTCACCTGAAGGGTACACTTTCAACCACCGAAAGACCCAAAGAAAAACTCTCTTGATGGCGGCGTATTCCTCGCGTGCACAAAAGCAAGCCGATAGAGAACTTAACCCAAGTCGCAACTCACACCCACACTTACGCACCCCTGGCGCACTTTAGCACCATTGGCGCCCGAATCTTTCTCGTCCTCCTCTTCCCATCCCCCGTCTCTCTCTCTTCGGCTCTTCCGCTGCGTAACGCCGCCCCCTTCCACGCAGAGAAAACAAAGTAAAACACCTTTACACGCATATATATCTATAAATCCAACCATTTTGCTCTGAATTTCTTCTCCGGAGATTATGGGCAGTACCTTCCTCTCTCCTCCATCGAAACGCCCTATACAGTACACTACTATGCCCGACCCCTCTTTCGTCCATGGATCTTCCAATAAGCGATCCAAACCCCCTCCACCTCCCTTGCCGGTCCCTCCGGGTCACGTCTCCTTCCGCCTCCTCTGCCACGCCTCGCGCATCGGCGGTGTTATTGGGAAGTCTGGCAACATAATCAAGCAGCTTCAGCAGTTGACTGGGGCTAAGATACGTATTGAGGATGCCCCTGCTGATTCACCTGACCGGGTTATTACCATTATTGCCCAGAATGCGATTGTTTTGAAACTGTCGGTGTCTAGCGAGAATGGTGGGAGTGGTGGTAGGGCTAGTGATGGGACTTTTGGTGAGCAGGAGGAGCTTGATGTGTCCAAGGCGCAGGAGGCTTTGGTTAGGGTTTTTGAGAGGATTTTGGAGGTGGCGGCGGAGAGTGATGGGATTCGTGTGGCGGGTGGGGTGGTTTCGTGTAGACTGTTGGCTGAGGCTAAACAGATGGGGTCGGTTATTGGGAAAGGAGGGAAGGTTGTTGAGAAGATAAGGAAAGATTATGGggtcaaaattagggttttgatcgaTAAGTTGCCTGTCTGTGCTGGGCCAACGGAGGAGATGGTAGAGGTAAGAAAATGTTGAATTGAAGTCTCTATTTGGTGGAGTAAAGTTTGACTTTGGAATAATGGCTTCGAtttgtgtgcgtgtgtgtgtcaATGGACCTACATTGTTGGCTGGATTACAGAGTTTTGGTCTTGTAGACCAAGTATTGGACTGTTGAATTTGGTTTTTCTCAAATAAAATAGTCAATTGGTAAAATTCAGGTTTTACTTCTGTAGGGCAAATTTTGAGCTATAAATTGTGTTAAAGATCAGCATTGTTGATTGAAGTTTATGGGTTGTCGAATTAGATTTTTGGTTCTGTTGCATAAGTTTCTTTTACGATCCTAGTAAATTTGATGTTTAATTATTGGTATTATGTTGTGAATCACTAACTTGAATTGTTGAATTGAACGTTTGTTTCTGTGAATATCGTTGGTCTCTAAATGGTAGGACTTTTGCATGCGTAATGACTGCATTTTTTGTGTacgaccatttggttattggattCAGGTTTGACTGATGTAGAGTAGATATAGGTGTTTGGACCTTAGGTTCAACTATTGAAGAGTTGCTATTGGTGTTTGAACCTTTCATTTGAAACATAATTGCATGTGTTACCACTGATTGTACCTGTTGTAATTTAAATGTCATGTGCTAACTGCTTCAGCTTATGCCACAATTCCATATCAATTTGTGGTTTTTAGTTTTCGGATTCCTGGGATTGTTTAGATTCTGTATTGCTGTTGTAGAGCAAGTTTTTTGAATTTTTTGTTGAATTTTAGAGTTTGATTATTTCCCCCAGTGTAAGTTGCAAAAATTAAACATTGCATCGTGCACTGCAAAGCAATGCCAATTTAAATCACTCTTTGTTTGGCAAAAAAAATGCTTATTTTATAATACTAAAGCTTGAAAGTTAATTTAAGGGAAACATGGTAATGgttttcacaatttaattttctgATGGGGTTCCAAAAACCAATTATAAGAAAGGAACTAAAAGAGTGGTTCACATCTTCAAAATATGGTGTTGCAATGGCTTATCAATCACTTGGCAGTTATTTTCTTTACTCATCAGTTGGGCTATCTACTGGAGGTAGATCTTTTGACAATATTTGTTTCTTTAGCTTTGGATGGCGGAGATAATTATTCAGTCATTTTTTTCTCAAGTGTTTTTAAGGTGTTCTCTGGATTTCAGTCACATATTATGTTGTCAAGTGTCTTAGGGGGTTCTCAGTGTTCAAAATCATTTTCCAAAATTTTGAATCCATTGTGACATTAGTTGATGGAAAATTAATTCTTTggtccctttttttttttggggggggttgGGGTGGGGGGGAGAGAGGAATTAATGCATTTACTGAAAAGGTTTATACGTGGAAAGTAGTTTTACAACCATTGATTTTGCCTTGCATTCTCATTCAGTGTTCATGCTTCATGATATTGTATTTATATTTCATTGGgaaaacaattttatttttatttttcttgtgacATGTTTTGATATTTTCAGATTGAGGGAGATGTTTTGGCTGTAAAGAAAGCACTTGTAGTGGTTTCTCGCTGCCTTCAAGATTGTCAACCAGTTGATAAAACAAGGATGAGCGGCAGTAAACCTGCTGAGGCAGTTCCTGAAGAACCTGCACCTGGAGTACATGTGAATTTTATTTCACAGCGTAATTTGAGGTTACCTACCATGCCAAGTAGCACTACTTCTTATGCTTCAGGGGCTCATTCTTTGTCATTAGAGTCTGACCTAGTGCCCTCCCTGGATGCAAACTCACTACAAGAGGAAGTGGTTTTTAGAATTCTTTGTTCCAATGATAGGGTTGGAGGAGTTATTGGAAAGGGAGGCACCATTATCAAGGCCCTCCACAATGAAACAGGTGCTTCTATTACTATTGGGGCCACTGTAGCCGAGTGTGATGAACGGCTGATCACTGTTTCTGCATCAGAGGTTGGGCTTGCTATTTACTTTTTTTCCGTATTTCTATTTGTGCTTAGGTTATGGTGTATGGGTGTTAATATGTATTGCTGTTTCTTTTGTGTCTTCTCCTGCAGAATCCAGAGTCTCGGTACTCAGCAGCACAAAAGACTGTTGTTCTTGTTTTCTCAAGGTCTGTGGAGGCTGGTATTGAGAAGGGCCTAGATTCAAGCTCTGGTAAGGGGTGCCCTGTTACTGCAAGACTTGTAGTGCCATCAAACCATGTTGGTTGTTTGTTGGGAAAAGGAGGCACGATAATATCTGAAATGCGTAAGACAACCGGTACTGGCATAAAAGTTTTAGGAGTAGATCAGGTCCCTAAGTGTGTGGCAGAGAATGATCAAGTGGTGCAGGTATGATAGTGTCTCAttgatttatttttcaatagttaATTGCTAACATATTGAGGATATCCTTTTACATGTGGTGAATGAAaaagtaaattgatttgaatttgAAGCTATTTTTTATTACTGATTACATTTACTGTTTCGTAAACAAGTACAATTGTCAGTTGAGCTCGGGAGGGTGTTggtgtgattttgggaatgtatTTAATTATATCATTGAATAGTTAGGAATCATCGTAATTGAGTTCTCCTTCTCTCCTTCCTTTAATGGAAGTGAGTCCATCACAATTGCTGGACATGGATGTACCTCAACTAGTGTGCTGGACACCAATTTTTCCCAACAGAGATTGTAGGATATGGTTTTCTGATATTGATATCTTTTTGGAGCCAAAAAAACTGACAACTGATCTCAAGATTTGATCTAGGTGTTGCATTcatatgattttacgtatcagtTGCTATTGGTATCATTGCATAGATAGATTCTTTGGCATACTATtgttggaattgatgagattttCCTTAGTTCATAGATATGATTATTAGAAAATCATATGCTTGATTAGCAGAATCATTGGCTTGATTAATGCTTGTATTAAGGAGTGATTTATCGGATGTCATACTCATATCTTTTATTTTCCATTATAAATATGGATTCTTATGTATTATGCTAATGCACAAGTGAATAAAATGTAACCCGTCGAGGTTTTGTGTCCGTGGATGTAGCTCTTAGTAGCTGAACCATGTAAATCTTTCTCTTGTTATTTTCTCCAATCTTTTCTACTATTCTAAACTGCTACAACTCTAAAGGTCTGATAGTACTTGTTTTGTGAAGTATGCAACATTTCATGGCATATGCTGTTAGGAATCTTAGGATATCATTATTCCTTGTGGCTTTTTTTCCCTAATTTATTTGTCGATTTGTATGTTTAACAGATTTCAGGAGAGTTTATGAATGTGAAGGATGCTATATACCATATAACTGGCAGACTCCGAGATAACCTTTTCTCTAGTACATTGAGTACTCCTGGCATGAAGAGCACTTCTGTAATAACTGAGGCTAGTCCCCATGGAAGACTGAGGGAGCCGCTGAGAGATACAGTAAGGGATGGATTGAGGGATCCATTTAGGGATGTGTTAAGGGATCCAATTAGAGATACCTTTGGGGATACCTTGAGGGATCCATCAAGGGATATGTTGAGGGATCCATTAAGGGACACTTTGAGGGACACGTTGAGGGATCCGTTAAGGGATATGTTGAGGGATCCGTTAAGGGATACATCGAGTGATCCATTAAGGGATCCGTTGAGGGATACATTGCAGGAGAAGCTGAGGCATCCTGCCCCCGTTAATTTGCATTCGTCCGTTGGTCTTTCTCATACTCTAAGTCGACACACTAACCTTGCACAGAGTATGGATCATCTTGGACGTTCCCATAGTTTTGATCGTCCTCCTTCACCTAGGCTATGGCCATCACAGGTAagaaaatctctctctctctctctctctctctctctctcccctcctAACAAAAATAATTGAGCTTCTAATGCTTATCTGTTTCTGATGGCTTTGGTTGATTTCAGACAATAGCTGGAGTAAATTCAAGGGCCATCACAGATGCCAATAGAGGATCGGCTTCTTTTAAAGGTGGCTTAGAACTTGGCAGGTCAGTGACATGCACCAGTTAAAAATATGAGAATGGGCTCTGATATTAGTGGGATCTACACTAGAACTTCATTAAGTGCTGAAATTATGACCAGGTGGTATGAGAACCATCAAAATTAAGTGTATCATAATTGAGTATTAGAATTTGTTGCTATTGTTGTTTAATCAGTGAAGCATGGAAAATGGGGCTATGGCTGGGGGTCAAAGTGGGTTGGATTTTCCTTAATCTGTTCGTCCCTCATTTATTGGTTCTGATATCCATTCAATAAAGGTTAATGCTAATCCTAAACATTGGCACATTTGACATTGTATTTATTAATCAAATAACTAACTGAACCCAGCTGTACCCAACTAAACTTGTCTTGATATATTCATTTAACTACTAATTTAGATTAATGGGGATCAATTGGCTGAAGGAATATTGAAATAATTAACAAAAGAATGTCATGCATGGGTGCACTTGGATGATGTTGAGCGCTGCAGGTAGACGCAAGAAAAATTTTACGCATCTTTTGATGACCCCCTATCTGCTAGAACAGATAATTCCAAATTTAAGAGGTAACTTTTATGTTGTAAATAGAGTTTTACAACAATATGTTCCCTCCTTCATGAGGCATCAGGCAGGACCAACTCTCTTGCATATTCTCCTACCCACTTTTCATGTTTGCTCTCTCCCTCCCTTATTCTCTCTCCCCCTATGTCCAAATCTATGCCAATTTCTCTAGCAATTGTTTAGCAGTTACGAATTTCTCCATAGTTTGAGGTAATTTTAAAAAAGCGTAAGGACAATCATTACCAATTTTAAAATTCTGTTTCTGATTTTTTATGTTTGATCATAAGTTTGTGTGGTTCCGTCTTTTCAGATTTTGTGTGAAGCTGCTTTATAGTTCTCAATTTTTTGTATGATTTTAGAAACTTAAATACATCAAAGATGGGATTGGTGAACATATTGATGTCTCTCTTTTGGTacaaatagaaatagtaattttctTTGCTGTTAAACATTGTTGAGTGTAATAAGTGCTCAAAAGGAGAAAGAAATCTTGGTTCCTAAAATTTAAGACTGCCacccaaattttacagtaaaagcAAGCTGCAAAGTCATTTCTAGCATTTTGAGTGTACTTAAAATATTCTCTCCTAGTGTCATTTGAAACAGCTGGTCACTTGAATTGTATAATGCGATGACTTACTCTCTTGTCTGTCTGTGTAGTGGAACCAAGTCTGCTTTTGTGACAAATACAACTATGGAGATTGTAGTTCCTGAAAATGTTATTGGTGCTGTATATGGGGAGAATGGTAGCAATCTGGCTCGTTTACGGCAGGTACCTACTTGCTTCTGATTTTGTCGTGTAGTTTTGCTTCTATTTTAATTGTGCTGACCAAAATAGTTCGACAAGTTAATCAATATGAACTCATGCAATTATTTGACATCCCATAGCTACTGATAATTCTGCGGTTAGTATCTGACACTTTTTTTTGCTTAACCTATATTTGCTTAATCTGATACAAACAATTTCACAAATGAATCATTGATAGTTTGTAAAAGTTGTGGTGCTTATTCTTTTAAAGGCGAATaaagcattttggtcaattgaggcTCGAGTCATTCAAATGTAAAATAAATTGAGAAACAGCTGAAAATTTTTGTTGTCACTTATCAGACTGTTTCTCATTCATTTTGGCCTTACTTTTCTGGTCAAGGAAACAAAAACTTATCTCTAGCAAGCTTGCATGCTTGAAGTCCGAGTTTCCTTTATCAGAAttcctctttctttttttctcctTTAAATGCTAACCCTTTATGTTTTGGTATTTGGTTGTAAGTTACATTTTACACGcgagcacacacacacacacacacacacacacacacacacacacaaaataaAAGAGTTGTTTCTCAAATTTTAGAACTTTGCAATTCTTGTGAATTTAGACTTTGTAGTTTCGTCTATGATTATAGCATGAATTGTGAAAAGAaatctttgagattttttttttttttcctttgatagCATGAATAACTGGATATGTGTACTATTTTAACAGTTAAATCAGAAAACAAAGACATGGTCAATGTAATAACTTGGGAGGAAAATCATTCACAGCCCTTATCAATTTTGATATATAAAGATTTCCAcatttaaaataaatgaaaaatgcaACTTCGAAAAAAACTTGAATCATATTTACTGTCAAGAAAATACAAATCATTTTTCCATTACTTATGGCCATATTGTGAAGCGAGAAGAGAAACAATAATACAATCCATCTGACAGCCTTTCTAAATCCAAATCCATTAGAACTTATTAACTTCATGGCCAACTACAAGTGTAGAACAGCTGCAATTCAACTGTATGTATATCAAACAAACCTCATACCTAGAAATCAATTGAAAATCCTTCAAAAACAGGCCCAGTGAAACTGTTAAGCACGTTATGTGTCTGCATATATAATTGGAAATATATAAAGTAAAAATAGAAATATTAGTGGAAGACTTGCAATTCTATTTGAAAATTGTCATATAAAAAGCAAAATTGAACCACACGTTAGGAACTTTTATCCTAATGTTATTTATAGTAGTCTCATCAagaaacatgaaattaaaatattctGCAACTGATTAGCCTATATGGGAAATATTTGAGCACTAGAAATAAGTTTTGTCCTCCTGATGGCAAGATGtgcatatgttttatttaatttattccgGAATCTTCTTTTCAATAATAATTAAGGCTAATTTATTCAGAACTGTTTCACACCTTAAGCCATTTTaacaatatatattttaaagTCAACTTCAGCTTATCATCTGGTATTCCTTAATCAGATCTCAGGTGCCAAGGTTATATTGCATGAACCTCGTCTAGGAACAAGTGACAGGATTGTTGTTATATCTGGGACACCTGATGAAACCCAAGCTGCTCAAAGTCTCCTTCAAGCGTTTATCCTCACTGGACAATAAAACGCATGCTTGGTTATGACTTGTTTAGTTTCACAAACGAGAAGAAAATTTCCATTTAGTGTTTCAGTTGGTTTTGTTTTCACAAAATAGTGTACGCTAATTATTTATCCTAATCCTGTCCTTTCCAACATAACATCTCTGGTTTCTGCTACTTGATGGAACTTTTCATAACCATTTACTGTATCCTACCATGGTTCTGGCCAACTATAATTTCCCTGGTTTGACAAATGCTGCAGTGCTAAGAATGTGCTTCTGTCCATGATCTTTCTGCACATTTCATTGAGAATACATTAAATTCAAGTAGATTTACACATGAAATGGAAGGTGAAGCACTGACTTACTTGAGacaaaatgaacaaatactacaATTCTACAGACTGTCAATAATATCAACACACCACTTTGTTTCATCGATAGTGGAAATGTTCTGAGTCCCACACAGGTAATATAATCCATTGTTTCTTCAATAGCGGAAATACTACAATTCTTGTTCCTGCTTCTTGCTAGTGATGTCTTGAGAGTGATTTCTTGGAGCATTAGCTTGTCACTGCTCTTAGTGCTCCTACCGGAGCTTCAAATAGGTTCTACTTCTACATCTTAGGTTGCAAGCCAAATGCTTGTGACTGAGAGATACAAAACAAAACCTTttgttctatatatatatataactgttTCACATGAAGAAATCTTGTCAGCATTGGGGATTCAACAGAAACAAATAGGCAGACAAGGTAGATCACCTCAGAGTTTCCCGAACACATTTTCCTATCTCGAGTTTCATTTGGTCATAGCAGTGAAGTTCCTCAAAGTATTGTTAGGAATTTCCTAGTGCAACAAATGTATAGAACGCTCAACTGTTTTAGTAGTG includes:
- the LOC110641486 gene encoding KH domain-containing protein HEN4 isoform X2 yields the protein MGSTFLSPPSKRPIQYTTMPDPSFVHGSSNKRSKPPPPPLPVPPGHVSFRLLCHASRIGGVIGKSGNIIKQLQQLTGAKIRIEDAPADSPDRVITIIAQNAIVLKLSVSSENGGSGGRASDGTFGEQEELDVSKAQEALVRVFERILEVAAESDGIRVAGGVVSCRLLAEAKQMGSVIGKGGKVVEKIRKDYGVKIRVLIDKLPVCAGPTEEMVEIEGDVLAVKKALVVVSRCLQDCQPVDKTRMSGSKPAEAVPEEPAPGVHVNFISQRNLRLPTMPSSTTSYASGAHSLSLESDLVPSLDANSLQEEVVFRILCSNDRVGGVIGKGGTIIKALHNETGASITIGATVAECDERLITVSASENPESRYSAAQKTVVLVFSRSVEAGIEKGLDSSSGKGCPVTARLVVPSNHVGCLLGKGGTIISEMRKTTGTGIKVLGVDQVPKCVAENDQVVQISGEFMNVKDAIYHITGRLRDNLFSSTLSTPGMKSTSVITEASPHGRLREPLRDTVRDGLRDPFRDVLRDPIRDTFGDTLRDPSRDMLRDPLRDTLRDTLRDPLRDMLRDPLRDTSSDPLRDPLRDTLQEKLRHPAPVNLHSSVGLSHTLSRHTNLAQSMDHLGRSHSFDRPPSPRLWPSQTIAGVNSRAITDANRGSASFKGGLELGSGTKSAFVTNTTMEIVVPENVIGAVYGENGSNLARLRQFYLEGFSH
- the LOC110641486 gene encoding KH domain-containing protein HEN4 isoform X1 — encoded protein: MGSTFLSPPSKRPIQYTTMPDPSFVHGSSNKRSKPPPPPLPVPPGHVSFRLLCHASRIGGVIGKSGNIIKQLQQLTGAKIRIEDAPADSPDRVITIIAQNAIVLKLSVSSENGGSGGRASDGTFGEQEELDVSKAQEALVRVFERILEVAAESDGIRVAGGVVSCRLLAEAKQMGSVIGKGGKVVEKIRKDYGVKIRVLIDKLPVCAGPTEEMVEIEGDVLAVKKALVVVSRCLQDCQPVDKTRMSGSKPAEAVPEEPAPGVHVNFISQRNLRLPTMPSSTTSYASGAHSLSLESDLVPSLDANSLQEEVVFRILCSNDRVGGVIGKGGTIIKALHNETGASITIGATVAECDERLITVSASENPESRYSAAQKTVVLVFSRSVEAGIEKGLDSSSGKGCPVTARLVVPSNHVGCLLGKGGTIISEMRKTTGTGIKVLGVDQVPKCVAENDQVVQISGEFMNVKDAIYHITGRLRDNLFSSTLSTPGMKSTSVITEASPHGRLREPLRDTVRDGLRDPFRDVLRDPIRDTFGDTLRDPSRDMLRDPLRDTLRDTLRDPLRDMLRDPLRDTSSDPLRDPLRDTLQEKLRHPAPVNLHSSVGLSHTLSRHTNLAQSMDHLGRSHSFDRPPSPRLWPSQTIAGVNSRAITDANRGSASFKGGLELGSGTKSAFVTNTTMEIVVPENVIGAVYGENGSNLARLRQISGAKVILHEPRLGTSDRIVVISGTPDETQAAQSLLQAFILTGQ